One region of Streptomyces davaonensis JCM 4913 genomic DNA includes:
- a CDS encoding N-acetylmuramoyl-L-alanine amidase: MRRSVTALKRAAKRAAGPVASAALTLPLLGAAPSSPTQSSAQALQSAFSSAAAEYGVPRSVLLGVSYLQSRWDAHAGAPSVTGGYGPMHLTDARTALAGAAHHSEGAEDARGDQARAALVPEERIPDTKDLPARLRTLPRAAELTGQSPQRLRTDPAANVAGGAALLAAAQRELGEPMSADPADWYGAVALFSGADDRATAAAYANDVYEVMRTGGERFTDAGQRVVLAAQPELAADTGTLAGARLRAAAAGETECPASVSCEWIPAPYEEFGDGDYGNHDLGNRPESQSIEYIVVHDTEGAWEGVLDLVQDPTYVSWNYSLRSTDGHIAQHLKAKDVGWHAGNWYVNAKSIGLEHEGFLANPDAWYTEAMYRSSARLVKYLARTYGIPLDRQHILGHDTVPGPTTATVRTMHTDPGPYWDWAHYFDLLDRPFEPTAGKKGGVVTIRPDYAEHQPEYTGCATAGSPCPAHGSSAVRLYSGPGTSYPLIKDIGLGTTPSIGVNDLSSRVSTGQQYAVAGRDGDWTAIWYLGQKAWFHNPAKKPTAVNATGLVVTAKDGLESVPVYGRAYPEASAYPAGVPAQPVSPLPYRLPQGQKYVVGDKVPGQYYYAVTFDTASHRVVTGKDLYYEIQYGHRVGFVRAADVTVVPAAG; this comes from the coding sequence TTGCGACGATCCGTCACCGCCCTGAAGAGAGCAGCGAAGAGAGCCGCCGGTCCGGTGGCCTCCGCCGCCCTGACACTCCCACTGCTCGGCGCGGCCCCTTCTTCCCCGACCCAGTCGTCCGCACAGGCCCTCCAGTCTGCCTTCTCCTCGGCCGCCGCCGAGTACGGCGTGCCGCGCAGTGTGCTGCTGGGCGTCTCCTATCTCCAGTCCCGCTGGGACGCGCACGCCGGAGCGCCGAGTGTGACCGGCGGCTACGGCCCGATGCATCTGACCGACGCCCGCACCGCGCTCGCCGGGGCGGCCCATCACAGCGAGGGCGCGGAGGACGCCCGCGGTGACCAGGCCCGCGCGGCGCTGGTCCCCGAGGAGCGGATCCCGGACACCAAGGATCTTCCGGCGCGGCTGCGAACGCTGCCGAGGGCCGCGGAACTGACCGGGCAGAGCCCGCAGCGGCTGCGTACCGACCCGGCGGCCAATGTGGCGGGCGGTGCCGCGCTGCTCGCGGCCGCGCAGCGGGAACTGGGCGAGCCGATGAGCGCGGACCCCGCGGACTGGTACGGCGCGGTGGCGCTGTTCTCGGGCGCCGACGACCGGGCGACCGCGGCGGCGTACGCCAACGACGTCTACGAGGTCATGCGGACCGGCGGCGAGCGGTTCACCGACGCCGGGCAGCGGGTCGTCCTGGCGGCGCAGCCGGAGCTGGCGGCCGACACCGGCACCCTGGCGGGCGCGAGGCTGCGTGCTGCCGCCGCCGGGGAGACGGAGTGCCCCGCGTCGGTGTCCTGCGAGTGGATCCCGGCGCCGTACGAGGAGTTCGGGGACGGTGACTACGGCAACCACGATCTGGGGAACCGGCCGGAGTCCCAGAGCATCGAGTACATCGTCGTCCACGACACCGAGGGCGCCTGGGAGGGTGTCCTCGACCTCGTGCAGGACCCGACGTACGTGTCCTGGAACTACTCCCTGCGCTCCACGGACGGCCACATCGCCCAGCACCTGAAGGCGAAGGACGTGGGCTGGCACGCGGGCAACTGGTACGTCAACGCCAAGTCGATCGGCCTGGAGCACGAGGGGTTCCTGGCGAACCCGGACGCCTGGTACACGGAGGCCATGTACCGCTCCTCGGCCCGGCTGGTGAAGTACCTGGCGCGCACCTACGGCATCCCGCTGGACCGGCAGCACATCCTCGGCCATGACACGGTGCCGGGCCCGACCACCGCGACGGTCCGGACGATGCACACCGACCCGGGCCCGTACTGGGACTGGGCGCACTACTTCGACCTGCTGGACCGCCCGTTCGAGCCGACCGCCGGCAAGAAGGGCGGCGTCGTGACGATCCGCCCGGACTACGCCGAGCACCAGCCCGAGTACACGGGCTGCGCGACCGCGGGCAGCCCCTGCCCGGCCCATGGTTCGAGCGCGGTACGGCTGTACTCCGGGCCCGGGACGTCGTACCCGCTGATCAAGGACATCGGCCTCGGGACGACCCCGTCCATCGGCGTGAACGACCTGTCGTCCCGGGTGTCCACCGGGCAGCAGTACGCGGTCGCGGGGCGGGACGGGGACTGGACGGCGATCTGGTACCTGGGGCAGAAGGCCTGGTTCCACAACCCGGCGAAGAAGCCGACGGCCGTGAACGCGACCGGGCTGGTGGTGACGGCGAAGGACGGCCTGGAGAGTGTCCCGGTGTACGGGCGGGCCTACCCGGAGGCATCCGCCTATCCGGCGGGGGTGCCCGCACAGCCGGTGTCGCCGCTGCCGTACCGGCTGCCGCAGGGGCAGAAGTACGTGGTCGGGGACAAGGTGCCCGGGCAGTACTACTACGCGGTGACCTTCGATACGGCCTCGCACCGGGTGGTGACCGGAAAGGACCTGTACTACGAGATCCAGTACGGCCACCGGGTGGGCTTCGTCCGGGCCGCGGACGTGACGGTCGTGCCCGCGGCCGGGTAG
- a CDS encoding DNA-binding protein NsdB has translation MNGQPNTRLADLFGLAGWSKGELARLVNRQAAAMGHPQLSTDTSRVRRWIDMGEIPRDPVPRVLAALFTERLGRVVTIEDLGLVRHGRAGKRQGDGNVEHPDGMPWAPERTAAVLTEFTGMDLMLNRRGLVGAGAALAAGSALSSAMHDWLHTDPTLKADAPRLDDPLHADPAGFDRYEAAPIGSQEIEELERSVEVFRAWDAARGGGLQRKAVVGQLNEVGGMLAYRHPEHLQRRLWGVAANLAVLAGWMSHDVGLEPTAQKYFVIAAHAAREGGDRPRAGEALSRAARQMVHLGRPDDALDLMKLAQSGSGVEVLPRTRAMLYTIEAWAQASMGKGQAMRRTLGQAEDLFVSDKGDVPPPSWMQTFKEEDLYGMQALAYRTLAEFEPTAAAHAQHYAEKALALRVDGRQRSKIFDFLSMASACFIADDPEQADRYARLALVSMGSNSSHRTWDRLRQMYRLTAEFSSYPKIHELREEIKLALPKTAKGGSTARA, from the coding sequence GTGAACGGACAACCCAACACCCGCCTCGCGGACCTGTTCGGCCTGGCCGGCTGGTCCAAGGGCGAACTCGCGCGGCTGGTCAACCGGCAGGCGGCGGCCATGGGCCACCCCCAGCTGTCGACCGACACCTCGCGGGTGCGGCGTTGGATCGACATGGGAGAGATCCCGCGCGATCCGGTGCCGCGGGTGCTGGCGGCTCTGTTCACCGAGCGACTCGGCCGTGTCGTGACCATCGAGGACCTCGGTCTGGTCCGGCACGGGCGTGCGGGGAAACGGCAGGGCGACGGGAACGTGGAACATCCCGACGGCATGCCGTGGGCGCCCGAACGGACAGCTGCGGTCCTCACCGAATTCACGGGAATGGACCTCATGCTCAACCGACGCGGCTTGGTGGGCGCGGGTGCCGCGCTCGCCGCGGGATCCGCACTCAGCAGCGCCATGCACGACTGGCTGCACACCGATCCGACTCTGAAGGCCGACGCTCCCCGACTCGACGATCCCCTGCACGCCGACCCCGCTGGGTTCGACCGCTACGAGGCCGCCCCCATCGGGTCGCAGGAGATCGAGGAACTGGAGCGCTCGGTGGAGGTGTTCCGCGCCTGGGACGCGGCCCGCGGTGGCGGGCTGCAACGCAAGGCGGTGGTGGGACAGCTCAACGAAGTGGGCGGCATGCTCGCCTACCGGCACCCCGAACACCTCCAGCGGCGCCTGTGGGGCGTCGCCGCCAATCTCGCCGTACTCGCGGGCTGGATGTCGCACGACGTCGGCCTGGAGCCCACGGCCCAGAAGTACTTCGTCATCGCCGCCCACGCGGCCCGTGAGGGCGGCGACCGGCCCCGCGCCGGGGAGGCGCTCTCCCGAGCGGCTCGCCAGATGGTGCACCTCGGCCGGCCCGACGACGCACTGGACCTGATGAAGCTCGCCCAGTCCGGCTCCGGCGTCGAAGTGCTGCCGCGGACCCGGGCGATGCTCTACACCATCGAGGCCTGGGCGCAGGCTTCCATGGGCAAGGGCCAGGCGATGCGCCGCACCCTCGGACAGGCGGAGGACCTGTTCGTCTCCGACAAGGGCGACGTACCGCCCCCGAGCTGGATGCAGACCTTCAAGGAGGAGGACCTGTACGGCATGCAGGCCCTGGCCTACCGCACGCTGGCGGAGTTCGAGCCCACCGCGGCCGCGCACGCCCAGCACTACGCGGAGAAGGCCCTGGCGCTGCGGGTCGACGGGCGGCAGCGGTCGAAGATCTTCGACTTCCTGTCCATGGCCTCCGCCTGCTTCATCGCCGACGACCCGGAACAGGCCGACCGCTACGCGCGACTGGCACTGGTGTCGATGGGATCCAACTCCTCCCACCGCACCTGGGACCGGCTGCGCCAGATGTACCGGCTGACCGCCGAGTTCTCCAGCTACCCGAAGATCCATGAACTGCGGGAGGAGATCAAGCTGGCCCTGCCGAAGACCGCAAAGGGCGGGAGCACCGCACGGGCATAG
- a CDS encoding aminoglycoside phosphotransferase family protein has product MYAASSSVSAPPRTLHPRPAGSGPYLDPARSAAPALGAGRPRRAAGIGTQPLSGRLDLSGPQGAQLRTAIASVHRICPEFAPVQVLRRSGRSVLLVGTTGRSTAVAKCLLDHSPVWAERIRHEIAAYRSFVRHRPPVRAPRLIAADPDNCTLVIERMPGRVAALHRHPTEAPPRADVRAALAAICRLNAWRPPAGTFDAPLDYPARISRYHELGLLTDRDMGDLQKLLHGIAHSAGRQGMGQFCHGEALLSNILLSPAGPVLVDWEHAGWYLPGYDLATLWSILGDAPAARRQISQIAQSSGPAARDAFLVNLMLVLTRDIRTYETAVQRSMHDTAPAAPGTAHPGAAPSGEEQRLLLRRLHDDCQLARRAVRAAVGTR; this is encoded by the coding sequence ATGTACGCAGCATCGTCCTCCGTGTCCGCCCCGCCCCGGACCCTGCACCCCCGCCCGGCGGGCAGCGGCCCCTACCTCGACCCCGCCCGCTCGGCGGCCCCCGCCCTCGGAGCGGGCCGGCCGCGGCGTGCCGCGGGGATCGGCACCCAACCGCTCAGCGGGAGACTCGACTTGTCCGGCCCTCAGGGCGCCCAGCTGCGTACGGCCATCGCGTCGGTGCACCGGATCTGCCCGGAGTTCGCCCCGGTCCAGGTGCTGCGGCGCAGCGGGCGGTCCGTGCTCCTCGTGGGGACGACCGGACGCAGCACGGCGGTCGCCAAGTGTTTACTGGACCACTCCCCCGTCTGGGCGGAGCGGATCCGGCACGAAATAGCTGCGTACCGCTCGTTCGTCCGGCACCGCCCTCCGGTGCGGGCGCCCCGGCTGATCGCGGCGGATCCGGACAACTGCACGCTGGTGATCGAGCGGATGCCGGGACGGGTCGCGGCACTTCACCGGCACCCGACCGAGGCCCCGCCCCGCGCGGACGTCAGGGCGGCGCTGGCGGCGATCTGCCGGCTGAACGCCTGGCGGCCGCCCGCGGGCACCTTCGACGCGCCGCTGGACTATCCGGCGCGCATCTCCCGCTATCACGAGCTGGGGCTGCTCACCGACCGGGACATGGGCGACCTCCAGAAGCTGCTGCACGGCATCGCGCACTCGGCGGGCCGGCAGGGCATGGGCCAGTTCTGCCACGGCGAGGCACTGCTGTCGAACATCCTTCTCTCACCGGCCGGTCCAGTGCTGGTGGACTGGGAGCACGCAGGCTGGTACCTGCCGGGATACGACCTGGCCACCCTGTGGTCGATCCTGGGGGACGCACCGGCCGCGCGTCGACAGATCAGCCAGATCGCCCAGTCGTCGGGCCCGGCCGCACGGGACGCGTTCCTGGTGAACCTGATGCTCGTCCTGACCCGGGATATCCGTACCTACGAGACGGCCGTGCAGCGTTCCATGCACGACACGGCCCCGGCGGCACCGGGCACGGCCCACCCGGGTGCTGCGCCGTCCGGCGAGGAACAGCGCCTGCTGCTCAGGCGGCTGCACGACGACTGCCAGCTGGCCCGCCGGGCCGTGCGCGCCGCGGTCGGTACTCGCTGA